The Pseudomonas eucalypticola genome has a window encoding:
- the trmD gene encoding tRNA (guanosine(37)-N1)-methyltransferase TrmD codes for MASLRVEVISLFPEMFSAISEYGITSRAVKQGLLQLTCWNPRDYTTDRHHTVDDRPFGGGPGMVMKIKPLEDALAEARNAAGESAKVIYLSPQGRQLTQQGVRELAESESLILIAGRYEGIDERFIQAHVDEEWSIGDYVLSGGELPAMVLIDAVTRLLPGALGHADSAEEDSFTDGLLDCPHYTRPEVYADQRVPDVLLSGNHAHIRRWRLQQSLGRTYERRADLLERRSLSGEEKKLLTEYLRERDDS; via the coding sequence ATGGCGAGCCTGCGCGTAGAAGTGATCAGTCTGTTCCCCGAGATGTTCTCGGCCATCAGCGAGTACGGCATTACCAGCCGCGCGGTGAAACAGGGGTTGTTGCAACTGACCTGCTGGAACCCGCGGGACTACACCACGGATCGTCACCACACGGTGGATGATCGGCCTTTTGGCGGTGGTCCGGGCATGGTGATGAAGATCAAGCCCCTGGAAGACGCGCTGGCCGAGGCCAGGAACGCAGCGGGGGAGTCGGCGAAGGTCATTTACCTGTCGCCGCAAGGCCGCCAGCTGACACAGCAGGGGGTACGCGAACTGGCCGAATCGGAGTCGTTGATTCTGATCGCAGGGCGCTATGAAGGCATCGACGAGCGGTTCATTCAGGCTCATGTCGATGAAGAGTGGTCGATTGGTGACTATGTCCTGTCTGGCGGTGAGCTGCCGGCGATGGTCCTGATCGATGCGGTTACACGACTGCTGCCCGGAGCTTTAGGGCATGCGGACTCCGCGGAGGAAGATTCCTTCACGGATGGGCTGCTGGATTGCCCGCACTACACCCGACCGGAGGTGTATGCGGATCAGCGTGTTCCCGACGTATTGCTAAGCGGCAATCATGCACACATCCGGCGCTGGCGTTTGCAGCAGTCCCTTGGGCGGACCTACGAACGACGTGCCGATCTTCTGGAAAGACGCTCGCTTTCTGGAGAAGAGAAGAAGCTGCTGACGGAGTACCTCCGTGAGCGGGACGATAGTTAA
- the rplS gene encoding 50S ribosomal protein L19, protein MTNKIILQLEAEQMTKEIPAFAPGDTIVVQVKVKEGDRARLQAFEGVVIAKRNRGVNSAFTVRKISNGVGVERTFQTYSPQIDSMAVKRRGDVRKAKLYYLRDLSGKAARIKEKLA, encoded by the coding sequence ATGACCAACAAAATCATTCTGCAACTCGAAGCCGAGCAGATGACCAAAGAAATCCCGGCCTTCGCCCCGGGCGACACCATCGTCGTTCAGGTTAAAGTGAAGGAAGGCGACCGCGCTCGTCTGCAGGCGTTCGAAGGCGTTGTCATCGCCAAGCGTAACCGTGGTGTGAACAGTGCTTTCACTGTTCGTAAAATCTCCAACGGCGTTGGCGTAGAGCGTACTTTCCAGACCTACAGCCCGCAAATTGACAGCATGGCCGTGAAACGTCGTGGTGACGTGCGTAAAGCCAAGCTGTACTACCTGCGCGACCTGTCGGGTAAAGCAGCTCGCATCAAGGAAAAACTGGCTTAA
- a CDS encoding acyl-CoA thioesterase, with amino-acid sequence MTPRDQEIQRRTELSVSRVTKAVFPPTTNHHNTLFGGTALAWMDEVSFITATRFCRLPLVTVSTDRIDFNHPIPAGTIVELIGTVVKVGNTSLKVRVEVFVESMSSDGREKAIEGVFSFVAIDDDKRPIPVLPGV; translated from the coding sequence ATGACCCCACGCGATCAAGAGATCCAGCGCCGCACCGAACTGTCGGTAAGCCGCGTCACCAAGGCGGTATTCCCGCCCACCACCAATCACCACAACACCCTGTTCGGCGGCACGGCCCTGGCGTGGATGGATGAAGTGTCGTTCATCACCGCCACGCGCTTCTGCCGCCTGCCGCTGGTGACCGTGTCTACGGACCGCATCGACTTCAACCACCCGATTCCGGCTGGCACCATCGTCGAACTGATCGGCACGGTGGTCAAGGTTGGCAACACCAGCCTCAAGGTGCGGGTGGAAGTGTTCGTCGAGAGCATGAGCAGCGACGGCCGGGAAAAGGCGATCGAAGGCGTGTTCAGCTTCGTCGCCATCGACGACGACAAACGGCCGATCCCCGTGCTGCCGGGCGTCTGA
- the xerD gene encoding site-specific tyrosine recombinase XerD, which translates to MPAVDHPLIDQYLDALWLEKGLSDNSRDAYRSDLTLFNGWLLEQGVALPQAGRELILDHLAWRVDQAYKPRSTARFLSGVRGFYRYLLREKLIAVDPTLQVDMPQLGRPLPKSLSEADVEALLKAPDLSEPIGQRDRAMLEVLYACGLRVTELVSLTLDQVNLRQGVLRVMGKGSKERLVPMGEEAVVWVERYLRDGRNDLLGGRPSDVLFPSQRGEQMTRQTFWHRIKHQATVAGIGKSLSPHTLRHAFATHLLNHGADLRVVQMLLGHSDLSTTQIYTHVARARLQDLHARHHPRG; encoded by the coding sequence ATGCCTGCTGTAGACCACCCGCTCATCGATCAATACCTCGACGCCCTGTGGCTGGAAAAGGGGCTGTCGGACAACAGCCGCGACGCCTACCGCAGTGACCTGACGCTGTTCAATGGCTGGTTGCTGGAGCAGGGCGTGGCGTTGCCCCAGGCGGGGCGCGAGCTGATCCTCGACCACCTGGCCTGGCGCGTCGACCAGGCCTACAAACCACGCTCCACGGCGCGGTTTCTTTCAGGTGTGCGAGGCTTCTATCGCTACCTGTTGCGCGAAAAGCTGATCGCCGTGGACCCGACCCTGCAGGTGGACATGCCGCAGTTGGGCAGGCCGTTGCCCAAATCCCTATCGGAAGCCGACGTCGAGGCGCTGCTCAAGGCGCCCGACCTCAGCGAGCCCATCGGCCAGCGCGACCGCGCCATGCTGGAGGTGCTATACGCCTGCGGCCTGCGGGTGACCGAGCTGGTCAGCCTGACGCTGGACCAAGTCAACTTGCGCCAGGGGGTGCTGCGGGTGATGGGCAAGGGCAGCAAGGAACGGCTGGTGCCCATGGGCGAAGAGGCGGTGGTGTGGGTGGAGCGCTACCTGCGGGACGGGCGCAATGACTTGCTGGGCGGGCGCCCCAGCGATGTGCTGTTTCCCAGCCAGCGCGGCGAGCAGATGACCCGCCAGACCTTCTGGCACCGCATCAAGCACCAGGCCACGGTGGCCGGCATCGGCAAGTCGCTGTCACCCCATACCCTGCGTCATGCCTTCGCCACCCACCTGCTCAACCATGGCGCCGACCTGCGCGTGGTGCAGATGCTGCTGGGCCACAGCGACTTGTCCACGACCCAGATCTACACCCACGTGGCCCGCGCCCGCCTGCAAGACCTGCACGCCCGTCACCACCCCCGGGGCTGA
- a CDS encoding DsbC family protein produces MRVTRIFAAAALALLSTVALADDKAEQAIRKTLDTLHLGTPVDSISASPLSGLYEVKLQGSRVLYASADGKFVMQGYLFQVQDGKPVNLTEATERQGVAKTINAIPANEMVVFPAVGETKSHITVFTDTTCPYCHKLHEEVPALNKMGIEVRYLAFPRQGLGSPGDEQLQAVWCSKDRQGSLTKLINGKSVDAPKCANPVSKQFAMGQSIGVNGTPAIILEDGQMIPGYQPAPQVAKLALGAKG; encoded by the coding sequence ATGCGCGTGACCCGAATCTTCGCTGCTGCTGCCCTCGCGCTGCTCAGCACCGTCGCCCTGGCCGACGACAAGGCCGAGCAGGCCATCCGCAAGACCCTCGACACCCTGCACCTGGGTACCCCGGTGGACAGCATCTCCGCCAGCCCGCTCAGCGGCCTGTACGAAGTGAAGCTGCAGGGCAGCCGCGTGCTGTACGCCAGCGCCGACGGCAAGTTCGTGATGCAGGGCTACCTGTTCCAGGTGCAGGACGGCAAGCCGGTGAACCTTACCGAAGCCACCGAGCGCCAGGGCGTGGCGAAGACCATCAACGCCATTCCAGCCAATGAAATGGTGGTGTTCCCGGCCGTCGGCGAAACCAAGTCGCACATCACCGTGTTCACCGACACTACCTGCCCGTATTGCCACAAGCTGCACGAAGAAGTGCCGGCCTTGAACAAGATGGGTATCGAGGTGCGCTACCTCGCCTTCCCGCGCCAGGGCCTCGGCTCGCCGGGTGACGAGCAGCTGCAGGCCGTGTGGTGTTCCAAGGACCGCCAGGGCTCGCTGACCAAGCTGATCAACGGCAAGAGCGTCGATGCGCCCAAGTGCGCTAACCCGGTGAGCAAGCAGTTCGCCATGGGCCAGTCCATCGGTGTCAACGGCACGCCAGCCATCATCCTGGAAGACGGCCAGATGATTCCTGGCTACCAGCCGGCCCCGCAAGTGGCCAAGCTGGCCCTGGGTGCCAAAGGCTGA
- a CDS encoding homoserine dehydrogenase, with translation MKPVKVGICGLGTVGGGTFNVLQRNAEEIARRAGRGIQVAQIAMRSHNPNCQITGTPITNDVFAVATNPEIDIVIELIGGYTVARELVLKAIENGKHVVTANKALIAVHGNEIFAKAREKGVIVAFEAAVAGGIPVIKAIREGLSANRINWVAGIINGTGNFILTEMREKGRTFEDVLAEAQALGYAEADPTFDVEGIDAAHKLTILASIAFGIPLQFDKAYTEGITKLTTADVNYAEALGYRIKHLGVARSTAAGIELRVHPTLIPADRLIANVNGVMNAVMVNGDAAGSTLFYGAGAGMEPTASSVIADLVDVVRAMTSDPENRVPHLAFQPDSLSAHPILPIDQCETAYYLRIQAKDHPGVLAQVASILSERGINIESALQKEVEEQDGLVPMILLTHRVQEQRMNDAIKALEALEGVVGQVVRIRVEHLN, from the coding sequence GTGAAACCGGTCAAAGTAGGCATCTGTGGGTTAGGTACCGTCGGTGGCGGCACCTTCAACGTACTTCAGCGCAACGCCGAGGAGATTGCCCGCCGTGCCGGGCGTGGTATCCAGGTGGCTCAGATTGCCATGCGTTCGCACAACCCGAATTGCCAGATTACCGGTACCCCCATTACCAACGATGTCTTCGCAGTGGCCACCAACCCTGAGATCGACATCGTCATCGAATTGATCGGCGGCTACACCGTGGCCCGCGAACTGGTGCTCAAGGCCATCGAGAACGGCAAGCACGTGGTCACCGCCAACAAGGCGCTGATCGCCGTGCACGGCAACGAAATCTTCGCCAAGGCCCGGGAGAAGGGCGTGATAGTGGCGTTCGAAGCCGCCGTGGCCGGTGGCATTCCGGTGATCAAGGCCATTCGTGAAGGCCTGTCGGCCAACCGCATCAACTGGGTGGCCGGCATCATCAACGGCACCGGCAACTTCATCCTCACTGAAATGCGCGAGAAGGGCCGCACCTTCGAAGACGTGCTCGCCGAGGCCCAAGCCCTGGGTTACGCCGAAGCCGACCCGACCTTCGACGTGGAAGGCATCGACGCGGCGCACAAGCTGACCATCCTGGCGTCCATCGCCTTCGGTATCCCGCTGCAGTTCGACAAGGCCTACACCGAAGGCATCACCAAGCTGACCACCGCTGACGTGAACTACGCCGAGGCCCTGGGCTACCGCATCAAGCACCTGGGCGTGGCCCGCAGCACCGCCGCCGGCATCGAACTGCGCGTGCACCCGACGCTGATCCCGGCCGACCGCCTGATCGCCAACGTCAATGGCGTGATGAACGCGGTGATGGTCAACGGCGACGCCGCCGGTTCAACCCTGTTCTACGGTGCCGGGGCCGGCATGGAGCCTACCGCTTCCTCGGTCATCGCCGACCTGGTGGACGTGGTTCGCGCCATGACCAGTGACCCGGAGAACCGCGTGCCGCACCTGGCCTTCCAGCCCGATTCGCTGTCGGCGCACCCGATTCTGCCGATCGACCAATGCGAAACCGCCTACTACCTGCGCATCCAGGCCAAGGACCACCCGGGCGTGCTCGCCCAGGTCGCCAGCATCCTGTCCGAGCGCGGTATCAACATCGAGTCGGCCCTGCAGAAGGAAGTCGAGGAACAGGACGGCCTGGTGCCCATGATCCTGCTGACCCACCGGGTGCAGGAACAGCGCATGAACGACGCCATCAAGGCGCTTGAAGCGCTGGAAGGCGTGGTCGGCCAAGTGGTCCGCATCCGCGTCGAACACCTCAATTAA
- the thrC gene encoding threonine synthase, producing MRYISTRGKAPALNFEDVLLAGLASDGGLYVPENLPRFTVEEIASWAGLPYHELAFRIMRPFVTGSIPDADFKKILEETYGVFAHNAVAPLRQLNGNEWVMELFHGPTLAFKDFALQLLGRLLDYVLAKRGERVVIIGATSGDTGSAAIEGCKHCENVDIFILHPHQRVSEVQRRQMTTLFGDNIHNIAIEGNFDDCQEMVKNSFADQSFLKGTRLVAVNSINWARIMAQIVYYFHAALQLGGPARSVSFSVPTGNFGDIFAGYLARNMGLPINQLIVATNRNDILHRFMSGNQYVKETLHATLSPSMDIMVSSNFERLLFDLHGRNGAAIAELMDTFKQGGGFSVEQERWTEARKLFDSLAVSDEATCETIAEVFAQTGEVLDPHTAIGVKAARECRRSLDIPMVVLGTAHPVKFPDAVVKAGVGKALELPAHLTDLLSREEKCTVLPNDLKAVQAFVSQHGNRGKPL from the coding sequence ATGCGCTATATCAGCACCCGCGGCAAAGCCCCGGCCCTGAATTTCGAAGACGTGCTGCTGGCTGGCCTGGCCAGTGACGGCGGCCTGTACGTGCCGGAAAACCTGCCACGTTTCACCGTGGAAGAAATCGCCTCGTGGGCCGGCCTGCCGTACCACGAGCTGGCGTTCCGCATCATGCGCCCGTTCGTCACCGGCAGCATCCCGGACGCCGACTTCAAGAAGATCCTCGAAGAAACCTACGGTGTGTTCGCACACAACGCCGTGGCGCCGCTGCGCCAACTCAACGGCAACGAATGGGTGATGGAGCTGTTCCACGGCCCGACCCTGGCGTTCAAGGACTTCGCCCTGCAACTGCTCGGCCGCCTGCTGGACTACGTGCTGGCCAAGCGTGGCGAGCGTGTGGTGATCATCGGCGCCACCAGTGGTGATACCGGGTCGGCCGCCATCGAAGGCTGCAAGCACTGCGAAAACGTCGACATCTTCATCCTGCACCCGCACCAGCGCGTATCGGAAGTGCAGCGTCGGCAGATGACCACGCTGTTCGGCGACAACATTCACAACATCGCCATCGAAGGCAACTTCGACGACTGCCAGGAAATGGTCAAGAACAGCTTCGCTGACCAGAGCTTCCTGAAGGGCACGCGCCTGGTCGCCGTGAACTCGATCAACTGGGCGCGCATCATGGCCCAGATCGTCTACTACTTCCACGCGGCCCTGCAATTGGGCGGCCCGGCGCGCTCGGTGTCGTTCTCGGTGCCTACCGGCAACTTCGGCGATATTTTCGCCGGTTACCTGGCGCGCAACATGGGCCTGCCGATCAACCAGCTGATCGTGGCCACCAACCGCAACGACATCCTGCACCGCTTCATGAGCGGCAACCAGTACGTCAAGGAAACCCTGCACGCCACCCTGTCGCCGTCCATGGACATCATGGTGTCGTCCAACTTCGAACGCCTGCTGTTCGACCTGCACGGTCGCAACGGCGCAGCCATCGCCGAGCTGATGGACACCTTCAAGCAAGGGGGCGGTTTCAGCGTCGAGCAGGAGCGCTGGACCGAAGCGCGCAAGCTGTTCGACTCCCTGGCGGTCAGCGACGAAGCCACCTGCGAGACCATCGCCGAAGTCTTCGCCCAGACCGGCGAAGTGCTGGACCCGCACACCGCCATTGGCGTCAAGGCCGCGCGCGAATGCCGCCGCAGCCTGGACATTCCCATGGTGGTGCTGGGCACCGCGCACCCGGTCAAATTCCCGGACGCGGTAGTCAAGGCGGGCGTGGGCAAGGCGCTGGAACTGCCCGCGCACCTGACCGACCTGCTCAGCCGCGAAGAAAAGTGCACTGTGCTGCCCAACGACCTGAAGGCCGTGCAAGCCTTCGTCAGCCAGCATGGCAACCGCGGCAAGCCGCTGTGA
- a CDS encoding ATP-binding protein — protein MKHAHHASKRWLAAWLALLCLASCGLAQAAQSLPFTLMPAFTQLTPLVLAPADQQWLQRHGVLRVGVSITDHEPVDITVDRNRYRGISADYLNLIAGRLGAPLQIQGFARREEAVEALQNREIDILTGASGFERQVPGLAFSRAYMPDDAVLVVRDTGAEAALPAGGKIAVLDGYTDLAVLHDAYPGHPIVVAPSLASGLEAVAQGDVQGFVGNEVVVRAYSALRPFMGLRIADSGRLPAAGFAFAVRRGDGPLQAMLDRALGSIEEPLRREILGRWTAGLGSDIAQPRVQLSAEEAQWRQAHPKVRVIASEYPPYLYRDRQGNWVGLNRDVLATVSSMTGLQFEFIPSGSIAQNLQALRNGTADMSTTLSESPERKVFLGFSHSFGGQGWVFVVRGNGPGVASLDDMAGRVLALPREHALESQLRQQYPRIRLRLVDTYDQARDLVRKGEADATLDSEVSAWRAVARYPQGELRVGRSVEGGWAADHFAVRLAEPYLLSILNKSLEAYPVAELRAVRIKWLGAVDGQAPVWQRIAPWVWWALAAALSFGLVSLMWSSRLKAQIHQRERLEAELVKAREVAEQASQAKSGFLATMSHEIRTPMAAIIGLLELERETTRLRGGEPSRAVDVAYQSARDLIALIGDSLDLAKIESGSLQLLPEAVELRPFFEAIVQLFAAQASQRRLVLELTLAPEADGVYRFDPLRLRQVMHNLLSNALKFTARGGVYIDVQGRPGSPLQVSVRDTGVGIDSEQQGRLFKPFVQVGGQPDGQGTGLGLSICKQLVSLMDGQIQLSSVVGEGTCVVLRLPLPRVAAKPGTVVDAPPDVPTRALRVLVVDDLSANRLVVGQQVAFFGHAVHTASSGEEALAWWREHPVDVIITDCRMPGMSGYALTQAIRRAEAEAGRLPVPIFCCSANGQAEEAERCREAGMNQLLVKPLELQALGRLLAGLGVPPAFDMDTLRRMTQADAEVMRRMLEELQRNIAQELEGLASAVSKADWPALRAALHRLKGVACLIDAAPMAKACAALDVSAREQRAQALEDEWAALHARLDELAEDIERQLWEMSYPK, from the coding sequence ATGAAGCACGCACACCACGCATCGAAACGCTGGCTGGCCGCCTGGCTGGCGTTGCTGTGCCTGGCGTCCTGTGGGCTGGCGCAGGCTGCCCAGAGCCTGCCTTTCACCCTGATGCCGGCTTTCACGCAGTTGACCCCCCTGGTACTGGCCCCCGCCGACCAGCAATGGTTGCAGCGCCATGGGGTGCTGCGGGTGGGGGTCTCCATCACCGATCATGAACCGGTGGACATCACCGTTGACCGCAACCGGTACCGCGGCATCAGCGCCGATTACCTCAACCTGATCGCCGGCCGCTTGGGCGCGCCCCTGCAGATTCAAGGCTTTGCCCGTCGTGAAGAAGCCGTGGAGGCGTTGCAGAACCGCGAAATCGATATTCTTACCGGTGCCAGCGGCTTCGAACGGCAAGTGCCCGGGCTTGCCTTTAGCCGCGCCTACATGCCTGACGATGCTGTGCTCGTGGTACGCGACACCGGGGCAGAGGCCGCCTTGCCTGCCGGCGGCAAGATCGCGGTGCTCGACGGTTACACTGACCTTGCGGTGCTGCATGATGCCTATCCCGGCCACCCGATCGTAGTCGCCCCGAGCCTGGCCAGCGGGCTGGAGGCCGTGGCGCAGGGGGACGTGCAGGGCTTCGTCGGCAATGAGGTGGTGGTACGTGCCTACAGTGCCCTGCGGCCGTTCATGGGGTTGCGCATCGCCGATAGCGGCCGTTTGCCTGCGGCCGGCTTTGCGTTTGCCGTGCGCCGCGGTGACGGCCCCCTGCAGGCAATGCTCGACCGCGCGCTGGGCAGTATCGAAGAACCGCTGCGCCGCGAGATCCTGGGGCGCTGGACCGCCGGGCTGGGGTCGGACATTGCTCAACCGCGGGTGCAATTGAGCGCCGAGGAAGCGCAATGGCGCCAGGCACACCCCAAGGTCCGGGTGATCGCCAGCGAGTACCCACCCTACTTGTACCGCGACCGCCAGGGCAATTGGGTCGGGCTCAACCGCGACGTGCTGGCCACGGTTTCGTCCATGACCGGCCTGCAGTTCGAATTCATCCCCTCCGGCTCCATCGCCCAGAACCTGCAGGCGTTGCGCAACGGCACCGCCGACATGAGCACCACGCTGTCGGAAAGCCCCGAGCGCAAGGTGTTCCTGGGCTTTAGCCACTCCTTCGGGGGGCAGGGCTGGGTGTTCGTGGTGCGCGGCAACGGCCCTGGCGTCGCGTCGCTGGATGACATGGCCGGGCGGGTTCTGGCCCTGCCACGCGAGCACGCGCTAGAAAGCCAGTTGCGCCAGCAATACCCGCGCATCCGCTTGCGCCTGGTGGACACCTACGACCAGGCTCGCGACCTGGTACGCAAGGGCGAAGCCGATGCCACCCTGGACAGCGAGGTCAGCGCCTGGCGCGCGGTGGCCCGTTACCCCCAGGGCGAACTCAGGGTGGGGCGCAGCGTGGAGGGTGGCTGGGCGGCAGACCATTTTGCGGTGCGCCTGGCCGAGCCTTACTTGCTCAGCATCCTCAACAAGTCGCTGGAGGCCTACCCGGTGGCCGAACTGCGCGCGGTGCGGATCAAATGGCTGGGGGCGGTCGATGGCCAGGCGCCGGTGTGGCAGCGCATCGCGCCCTGGGTATGGTGGGCCCTGGCGGCGGCGTTGTCGTTCGGCCTGGTGTCGCTGATGTGGAGCAGCCGCCTGAAAGCACAGATCCACCAGCGGGAACGGCTGGAGGCCGAACTGGTGAAGGCCCGGGAGGTGGCCGAGCAGGCCAGCCAAGCCAAGAGTGGGTTTCTGGCGACCATGAGCCATGAGATCCGAACCCCCATGGCGGCCATCATCGGCTTGCTGGAACTGGAGCGCGAAACCACCCGCCTGCGCGGCGGCGAGCCGTCGCGGGCCGTGGACGTGGCCTACCAGTCGGCCCGCGATCTGATCGCCTTGATCGGCGACAGCCTGGACCTCGCCAAGATCGAGTCCGGCAGCCTGCAACTGCTGCCCGAGGCCGTCGAGCTGCGCCCCTTCTTCGAAGCCATCGTGCAACTCTTCGCTGCCCAGGCCAGCCAAAGGCGCCTGGTGCTGGAGCTGACCCTTGCCCCCGAGGCCGACGGTGTCTACCGCTTCGACCCGTTGCGCCTGCGCCAAGTGATGCACAACCTGCTCAGCAACGCCCTCAAGTTCACTGCGCGGGGCGGCGTGTACATCGACGTGCAGGGCCGTCCAGGCAGCCCGCTGCAGGTCAGCGTGCGTGACACCGGGGTGGGCATCGACAGCGAGCAGCAGGGCCGGTTGTTCAAGCCGTTCGTGCAGGTGGGTGGGCAACCGGACGGGCAGGGCACGGGGCTGGGGTTGAGCATCTGCAAGCAACTGGTCAGCCTCATGGACGGGCAAATCCAGCTTAGTAGCGTCGTAGGCGAAGGCACCTGCGTGGTACTGCGCTTGCCGCTGCCTCGCGTGGCCGCGAAGCCTGGCACTGTCGTCGATGCGCCTCCTGACGTGCCCACGCGGGCCTTGCGCGTGCTGGTCGTGGATGACTTGTCGGCCAACCGGCTGGTGGTGGGCCAGCAAGTGGCCTTTTTCGGCCACGCGGTGCACACGGCCAGCAGCGGTGAAGAGGCCTTGGCCTGGTGGCGCGAGCACCCCGTGGACGTGATCATCACCGACTGCCGCATGCCGGGCATGAGCGGCTATGCCCTGACACAGGCCATTCGCAGGGCAGAAGCTGAAGCGGGGCGGCTGCCGGTGCCGATCTTTTGCTGTAGCGCCAATGGCCAGGCAGAGGAAGCCGAGCGCTGTCGCGAGGCGGGCATGAACCAGTTGCTGGTCAAACCGCTGGAGCTGCAAGCGCTGGGCCGGCTGCTGGCTGGCTTGGGCGTACCGCCAGCCTTCGACATGGATACCCTGCGGCGCATGACCCAGGCCGACGCCGAAGTGATGCGCCGGATGCTCGAAGAGCTCCAGCGCAACATCGCTCAGGAGCTGGAAGGGCTCGCCAGCGCCGTGTCCAAGGCCGACTGGCCGGCGTTGCGGGCGGCGCTGCATCGGCTCAAGGGGGTGGCCTGCCTGATCGACGCCGCGCCCATGGCCAAGGCCTGCGCGGCCCTTGACGTCAGCGCCCGAGAACAGCGTGCCCAAGCCCTGGAAGATGAATGGGCGGCCCTGCACGCACGCCTGGACGAGTTGGCCGAAGACATTGAGCGCCAACTCTGGGAAATGTCCTACCCAAAATAG
- a CDS encoding EAL domain-containing response regulator yields the protein MHALKVLILEDSPFQLMALHQMLNASGVFDVLTADTVEGALGSLERRGPVDVAICDLQLEEGDGLQVIRHLARYRQARALIILSSLGRDLLDGVGQLARHLGLQVLGVLEKPASPAVLHELLQGYDRNAEQRAMPLVEVDELVALDELTVDRLPQLLEQWQPYFQPKVALDGRLLGVEALVRWEHPALGLLSPASFLPLVSYAGLLPHLSWHMLDCALALSASVRDEQGEALPVAVNVPTSLIESEGFVERLRGLLQPLGLPASVLTLEIVESQQACTSSVALEALLRLRLLGCGLAIDDFGMGDFNLQRLLALPFSEVKIPSQFVRGVAEDGRKAAVVAGALIMARRMGLAVVVEGVETASDFLALETLGQPALQGHYVARPMAGPALRTWMGTHEASQWPRPGETGGSSETEHHSASAEPRQLLPELRPVPQGNE from the coding sequence ATGCACGCACTGAAAGTCCTGATTCTTGAAGACAGTCCGTTCCAGCTGATGGCACTGCACCAGATGCTCAATGCCAGCGGGGTGTTCGACGTTTTGACCGCCGACACCGTAGAGGGTGCGCTGGGCTCGCTTGAGCGGCGCGGGCCGGTGGACGTGGCCATCTGCGATCTGCAACTGGAGGAAGGTGACGGGCTGCAGGTGATCCGCCACCTGGCGCGGTACCGGCAAGCGCGTGCGCTGATCATTCTTTCCAGCCTGGGGCGCGACCTGCTCGACGGCGTCGGGCAACTGGCTCGGCACCTGGGGCTGCAGGTGCTCGGCGTGCTGGAGAAACCCGCCAGCCCGGCGGTGCTGCATGAACTGCTGCAAGGTTATGACCGAAACGCCGAGCAGCGGGCCATGCCGCTGGTTGAGGTCGACGAACTGGTGGCGCTGGACGAACTCACGGTTGACCGCCTGCCGCAGTTGCTTGAACAGTGGCAGCCGTACTTTCAGCCCAAGGTGGCCTTGGACGGCCGGTTACTGGGCGTCGAGGCGTTGGTGCGCTGGGAGCATCCGGCCCTGGGGCTGTTGTCGCCGGCCAGCTTTCTGCCATTGGTGAGCTACGCCGGTTTGCTGCCGCACCTCAGCTGGCACATGCTCGACTGCGCGCTGGCCTTGAGCGCGTCGGTGCGCGACGAACAGGGCGAGGCCTTGCCGGTAGCCGTCAACGTGCCCACCTCGCTGATCGAAAGCGAAGGGTTCGTGGAGCGGCTCAGGGGCTTGCTTCAGCCCCTGGGCCTGCCGGCGTCGGTATTGACCCTGGAGATTGTCGAAAGCCAGCAGGCCTGCACCAGCAGCGTGGCGCTGGAGGCTTTGCTGCGCCTGCGTTTGCTGGGCTGCGGGCTGGCCATCGATGATTTCGGCATGGGGGATTTCAACCTGCAACGGCTGCTGGCCCTGCCGTTTTCCGAGGTGAAGATACCCAGCCAGTTCGTGCGTGGCGTAGCCGAGGACGGCCGCAAGGCGGCAGTGGTGGCCGGTGCACTGATCATGGCTCGGCGCATGGGCCTGGCTGTGGTGGTGGAAGGCGTGGAAACCGCCAGTGACTTCCTGGCGCTGGAAACCCTGGGCCAGCCTGCACTGCAAGGCCATTATGTGGCCAGGCCCATGGCCGGCCCGGCATTGCGCACCTGGATGGGCACCCACGAGGCCAGCCAATGGCCCCGCCCCGGTGAGACCGGGGGAAGTTCGGAAACAGAACACCACAGTGCATCTGCTGAACCGCGGCAGCTGCTTCCCGAGCTTCGCCCGGTCCCACAGGGGAATGAATGA